One region of Clostridia bacterium genomic DNA includes:
- the tuf gene encoding elongation factor Tu, protein MAKATFERTKPHVNIGTIGHVDHGKTTLTAAITLILSKSDLSQAIAYDQIDKAPEEKERGITISTSHVEYETANRHYAHVDCPGHADYVKNMITGAAQMDGAILVVSATDGPMPQTREHILLARQVGVPHIVVFMNKVDMVDDEELLELVEMEMRELLNEYDFPGDDLPIIRGSALKALEEPESEWGEAILELMEAVDSYIPTPERPTERPFLMPVEDVFSITGRGTVATGRVERGTIKVGEEVEIVGMSEDSRKTVVTGVEMFRKLLDQAVAGDNIGALLRGVGRDEIERGQVLAKPGTIKPHVKFAAEVYVLTKEEGGRHTPFFNGYRPQFYFRTTDVTGTIALPEGVEMCMPGDNIKMTIELITP, encoded by the coding sequence ATGGCTAAGGCAACATTTGAAAGGACAAAGCCCCATGTGAATATTGGGACTATTGGTCATGTAGACCACGGTAAAACCACATTAACGGCGGCAATTACTTTGATTTTATCAAAAAGTGATTTGTCACAGGCCATTGCTTATGATCAAATTGACAAAGCACCTGAAGAAAAAGAACGCGGTATCACTATTTCCACATCTCATGTGGAGTATGAAACTGCTAATAGGCATTATGCTCATGTTGACTGTCCAGGACACGCTGACTATGTTAAAAACATGATTACGGGGGCAGCCCAAATGGATGGTGCTATTTTGGTTGTTTCCGCAACTGATGGCCCCATGCCGCAAACTCGTGAACACATTCTTTTAGCTCGTCAAGTAGGTGTACCCCATATTGTCGTCTTTATGAATAAAGTAGATATGGTAGATGACGAGGAATTGTTAGAATTGGTAGAGATGGAAATGCGGGAACTGTTAAATGAGTACGATTTTCCGGGTGATGATTTACCCATTATTAGAGGTTCAGCCTTAAAGGCTTTGGAAGAACCAGAAAGTGAATGGGGAGAAGCTATTTTGGAATTAATGGAGGCAGTTGACTCTTATATTCCTACACCGGAAAGACCTACTGAAAGGCCTTTTTTAATGCCTGTGGAAGATGTTTTTTCTATTACCGGGCGGGGTACAGTAGCTACTGGTCGTGTGGAAAGAGGTACCATTAAAGTGGGTGAAGAAGTAGAAATTGTTGGTATGAGCGAAGATTCTCGCAAGACTGTGGTTACAGGTGTGGAGATGTTCCGCAAACTACTTGATCAAGCTGTCGCTGGTGATAATATTGGGGCCTTGTTAAGAGGAGTTGGCCGTGATGAAATTGAGAGAGGTCAAGTATTGGCCAAGCCGGGAACTATTAAACCTCATGTCAAGTTTGCTGCTGAAGTATATGTGCTTACCAAAGAAGAAGGTGGCCGACATACTCCCTTTTTTAATGGTTATCGTCCCCAGTTCTATTTCCGGACAACTGATGTAACAGGAACTATTGCTTTACCTGAAGGTGTGGAAATGTGTATGCCTGGTGACAATATTAAGATGACTATTGAATTAATTACACC